Part of the Verrucomicrobiia bacterium genome is shown below.
CGCTTATCGCGGCGATGCGCGGGTGCGACTGGTGCTTCCACTGCGCGGCCAGTTACCATCTTTGGTTGCGCGACTACCGCCCGATGTATGCGGCCAACGTCGAGGGCACTCGCACGGTGCTCTCAGCGGCGGCGGCGGCGGGTTGCGTCCGCATCGTCTATACCAGCACGGTTGGCTGCATCGGCCTGCCCAAACCGGCAGCAGGACAACTCGTGCCTACGGACGAAACCACCCCGGTGTCGGCCACGCAGATGAGCAACCATTACAAGCGTTCAAAATGGCAGGCGGAACAAGCCGCGCTCGAACTGGCCCGGAACGGGTTACCGGTGGTAATTGTCAACCCGAGCGCGCCCGTTGGCCCCCGTGACGTCAAGCCAACACCGACCGGCCAGGTCATTGTCGATTTTCTGAATCGCGCCATGCCGGCGTTTCTCGAGACAGGACTTAATTTCATTCACGTTCGCGATGTGGCGGTGGGGCACATCCTGGCGGCGGAAAAGGGACGCGTTGGTGAACGCTACATCCTGGGGAATGCAGAGGGCAATTGGACGCTGGCAGAGGCCTTTGCCATTCTTGAAGAAATCTCCGGCGTACGCGCCCCTAAAGTTCGTGTCCCGTATTTAGTGGCGCTGAGCGCGGCGTATGTGAATGAAGGGATAGCCGTTATTACCGGGCGACCGCCCAAAGCCCCTTTGGCAGGTGTCCGCATGGCGCGCTACAAGATGTTTTTCAATCCGGCGAAAGCCATCCGCGAACTGAGCCTGCCCCAGACACCGCCAGGGCAGGCGCTGGCGGATGCGGTCGAGTGGTTTCGAGGCAATGGTTACGTCCGCAAGCAATAACAGAAATGCGTGAGCACATTGATTTTTTCGACGCTTGACAAATGCATTTCGGGACGCATGAGTTTTGGGACCAGGCACCGCAAGTCCACTTAAGTGCGCACAAGGAAAAATGTGGGTAATGACAAGGGCTTCCAACGCCCGCTGGAATGTCGGATTCTGCGATGGGCATGTGGAGAATCTGCGAGCCAATCAGAGGCTCGGGACATTTTCAAATCTCTACAAGAGGTGGGATTCTACGAATGCGGCAACCTCAGTTCGCCTTTGCGCAGGTGCCAGATGATGGTGCCGGCGTGAATCAGGGCCAGAACCAGCAAGATAACGCCGGAGATGTGCTCCATGCGCAAGAGGGTCTTTGCGCTAAATTTGCCTTTCCCGAGGGAGACGGCCCAGCTTAGTCCAAGGAACCACAATCCGGTGCCCAAGGCCACCCCGCCCACGCAGGCCAGCTTGCCGGGCCAATCCGGCGAAACCAGCTCGCGCGAGATGAAGTTGGCCGCCAGGATAACCCAGAACACCAACACCCCCACATTGCCCATGACCCGGACCAGCCCCGTCAGGAACGCCGAAGAGGGGTGGAACCGCGCGCCCAAGCGGGCCTCGAATCGATCGGCAATCGCGCCAAAATGGACGGCGGAGGATTCAACCGACTTGGCCATGAGGAATTTAACGCCAAGGAACAAAAGGAAAACAAAACTGAACACCTCCATCCCGGCGCTGACGTAACCGCGCGAGAAGAACGACGCCAGACCCGTGAAAGCAATGAAACAGTAAATGACTTCCATTGCGGTGGCGCCCAGGCCGATCAGCAGGCCCCATCGGAAGCCGCGCCGCGCGCCTTCGTTAATAATCGTGAGGTTAATTGGCCCGACCGGGATGGAGAGGGCAAGGCCGGCGACAAAACCGGTCAGGCCGGCAACCAGGATGGGAGGGAAGGCGGCCATCGGCGGTTCTCAAGCCGCACCCAGGCCCTCATCCTCGTCGTCTTCCTCAATCTCCCGGCGGACACGACGCGAGATTCGTGGCCGGATGAAGCCGTACACCAGGTAGAGTGTAAAAAAGGCGGGCAGGACATAAAACAGGACGAGCCGCCACAGGACCAGAAGAGAGCCAACAAACAAGGCGGCGATAATGGCCTTAGTGAATGTGCTGCTCGAGCGCAAGCCCAGCGATTTGAAGCTGGGGTATTTGACGGTGCTGACCATCATGGCCGAGAGGAACAGGAGCACGATGGCAAGCAGATAGCCCCATTTGCCGATAGTCTTGTCTTTCTCGTTCAGCCGGATGATCAGCAGCGTGAGCGAAGAGACCAGGGCGGCCGAAGAAGGAATGGGGAAGCCCAGGAAGTCCTTGGTGGCGCCGGCTGTGGGCTGGGCGGCCAGGCAATTGAACCGCGCCAGGCGGAAGGCGCCGCAAATAAGGTAAATGGAAGCAATGAACCAGCCCACCTCAGGATGGTCCAGGAATACATCGTGCAGCACAATCCGGTGCACCAGAAACGCCGGCGCTACCCCGAATGAGATCATGTCCGCCAGGGAGTCGAATTCGCGGCCAAAGGGGCTTTCGACTCCGCCCATGCGCGCCACACGCCCGTCGAACAGATCAAAAATGCAGGCCAGCAAAATAAAACCCAGCGCCACTTTAATCTGCTGGAAATCCTCCGGGAGATTGGCCTCGACGATTTTGGTGAGGGCCACAAAACCGCAGAAGAGATTGCCGGCGGTGAGCAGGTTGGGCAAAAAGTAAATCTTAAGCTTTTGCTCGGGCGATTCGGCCGATGGAGGGGAGTCGGGGCCCGGCATATCATCAACTCGTCTGCGGGAAGACCGCCAGGATCGTCTCGCCGCCCACGACGTGGTCTCCCAGCGCCACCTTGATTTCGGCGTCCATGGGCAAAAACACATCCACCCGCGAGCCGAACTGGATCAAGCTGATGCGCTCGCCGCGTTTGACTTCCTCGCTCTCTTGGACAAAGGGCACAATCCGCCGGGCGATGACCCCGGCGATGAGGCGCACGGCGAGCTTGCGCCCGGGCAATTCGCTCGATTCAAAGCCGAGCAGGACATTCTCGTTGTGCAGGGCCGATTCGGTTTTCAGGGCATTGAGAAACTCGCCCATCGAGTACTTGAAAAAGCTCACCCGTCCGGTAATGGGCGCATTCTGGACATGGACATCGAATACCGAGAGGAACATGGACACGCGTTTGCATTCGCCCCCTATAACCAGCGGTTCGGTCGTGGTATCAATAACGTCTATCTTGCCATGGCCGGGGGAGACCACCAGATTCGCTCCGGTCGGCACGTGCGGGGTTGGGTCCCGAAAGAAATAAAGGGTGAATAGAGAGAAAAGAACCCACAGGACCAACAGAACCGGGACCGCGACAGCCGAAAGAATCGTCCCGATGACGGAAATGACTGCGATCAGCGCCCAAATGAGAAAGCCCAAAATGAGCGAGATCAGGAGTAGTTTAAAAGCGGCCCCCCGCGCTCTACCCGAATGTTTCATTGGCCCCCAAGGTAAGACTTAACCCCCACTGGTCAAAGCCAAACTCTGCATGACTTTGGCTATGGCCAGCGCCGTTTGCGCCGCTTCGGCGCCGCGGTTGCGGTTTTTATCCAAGCAGCGCGCGCGGGCTTGGGCCTCGTTTTCGAGCAGGAGCACTTCATGCACCACCGGCACCTGGCAGACCAGTTGAATCTCCATCAACCCGCGGCTGACGGCTTCGCCGATGTGCGCGGCATGAACGGTTTGGCCGCGCAGGATGACACCCAGGCAAATAATCGCGGCGGGTCGCCGGTCCGCGCCTGCCAGACTAGCGGCCACCACTGGAATCTCGAAGGCGCCCGGAACGCGAATGACCTGAACCCCCCTGGCCCCTGCGCGCTTGAGCTCGGCGCGCGCAGCGCGGAGCATGGCTTCCACATACTGCGCATTGTACTGCGAAGCAACGATGACAAACCACCCCTCTGGTGCGCGAACCTTTTTCCGTTGAATGTGCTTAAGCATGGGTGGGAGGTGAGGGGAGAATTAACGGTCTTGCAAGAACAAACTGCGGGTTTGCTGCACGATCGCTAAAGCAGGTGTCCCAGTTTCTCACGTTTGGTTTGCAGATAGCGCCGGTTGTGGGGATTGGGTTTGACCCGGATGGGCACCTGCTGGACGATCTTCAGCCCGTAGCCTTCCAACCCGACAACTTTGCGCGGGTTATTGGTTAGCAGCCGGATGGTTTTTAAACCGAGGTCGGCCAGGATTTGGGCGCCTAAACCGTATTCGCGCAGGTCCATGTCAAAGCCGAGCTTTTTATTGGCCTCGACGGTATCATAGCCCTGCTCCTGCAATTTGTAGGCCTTGATTTTTGGCGCCAGCCCAATGCCGCGCCCTTCCTGGCGCATATACACAATGACACCGGAGCCTGCTTCAGCCACCTGGCGCATTGCCTGGTGGAGTTGCGGGCCGCAATCGCAGCGGCGTGAGCCAAACACATCGCCGGTCAGGCACTCGCTATGGACGCGCACCAGCACATTGGGTTTGCCGGCCACATCCCCATGGACCAGCGCCAGGTGATGCTGGCCGTCCACTTTGGATTGATACAAATATAGATTAAAATCGCCGTAGTCGGTCGGCATTTTGACCACTTCGATGCGCTCGACCAGCTTCTCGCGCGTGCGCCGGAATTGGATGAGGTCGGCGATGGTGCATATCTTGAGGCGGTGTTTGCGGGCGAACTTGAGCAACTCGGGCAAACGCGCCATCGAACCGTCGTCGCTCATGATCTCGCAGATCACCCCAATCCGCCGGCACCCGGCCAGGCTCACCAGATCAACAGCCGCCTCGGTATGACCGGCGCGCTGGAGGACCCCGCCCGGACGCGCGCGCAACGGGAAGACGTGCCCTGGTTGCACCAGGTCCTCGGGCACCGCGGTCGGCTCGGCCATCCGGCGAATGGTTTCGGCGCGGTCGGCGGCGCTGATGCCTGTTGTAATCCCACGCGCCGCATCGACGCTGACCTGGAAATCGGTTTTGAACGTCTCCCGGTTCTGGCGCACCATGCGTTCGATGCCGAGTTGCTGCAAGCGCTCGGAAGTGGTCGGGACGCAAATCAGGCCGCGGCCATACTTGGCCATGAAGTTGACATCGGCCCCGGTGATGAACTGGGCGGCCATGATCAAATCTCCTTCGTTCTCGCGATCGGCGTCATCAACCACAATAACCATCTTGCCCTTCCGCAAATCGGCAATGACCGTTTCGATGGGATCAAACTGCGACATAGTAAAGAAAGGATGAATGATGAATGATGAATTCCAAGCTTTAACTGGCTGGCGGCGGTCCCTCGGGCTCCTCGGTAACCGCCAATGAACGCATTCATTCGCTGTTTAGAGCCCCTGAATACTTTCCCACACAATCAAGTCGAACTTTGGAAGAGTTCCTCGTATAGTAATTGGACTCTTGCATCGAAGTTATGAAAAGCGGGATTGGTCGGAACTTTTTGGTTGGCGTGCTGGCAATGTTTATTCCGCTCGCCGCCTGGTGCCTTGCCAAAGGGACCAACTCCCCGCCAGCCTTGTCAACGCTCACCGCGCCCAGTTCTGATGCTTCACCCGAAGCGGCTGGGGTTCAGGATAGTGCGGCGGAATCAGCGACACATCCATCTAGCCCGGCCCCCCAGAATCCTGTTGCATCCACAAAACCGCTCCCGCCCAATTTAAATCCATCGAGACCACTGGCTGAAGTCATTAAATTGGCCGACTCCGGGGTCGAGGAAGGCGTGCTGCTGGCGGTTGTTACGAATTCCCCAAGCACATTCAACCTGGGTGTGGACGAGATTATTTACCTTAATGACATCGGCGTTCCAGCGGATGTGGTGACGGCCATGATCCAGCGCGACCAGGCCATCCAGGCTGCTTCGGCTCAGTCGGCCCCGCCTGTTTCTGAGGGACCGGCTAATGGACCCGAAATGGGGGCGATGGCGCCTCCAGCGACACCGCCCGAGGTCGCTCCAGCGCAAGAGCCGCCCCCGCCAGACTATACCGGTGGAGGCTATCCCGCGCCCGCGCCCGCTCCCCCGCCTGTCGAGGATGTCAGTTATAATGATTTTTACGGTTCATTGGCCCCTTACGGAAACTGGGTGAATGTGGATGGCTACGGTCCATGCTGGCAGCCAACGGTTTCATTCGTCAACCCCGGCTGGCAGCCCTATTTCGATGGAGGCTGCTGGGCGTACACTGATTGCGGGTGGTACTGGGCATCGAATTACTCCTGGGGCTGGGCTCCGTTTCATTATGGCCGTTGGTTCAGGGATTCTCATAGGGGCTGGTGCTGGGCGCCGGATACAGTGTGGGGGCCCTCGTGGGTCTCCTGGAGATACAATTCGGGGTATTGCGGCTGGGCCCCGCTGCCCCCCGGCACCGGCTTTCAGGGTGGAGTGGGGCTAACCTTCCAAGGCCGCCCAGTGCGCAACTCGGACAATCTGGGCTTGGGTCCGGATGCCTTTCATTTTGTGGCCTGGAGGCATTTTAATGACCGCCACCTGCACAACTATGGCCTGCCACCTCGAGAGGTGGCCGGTCTTTATGCACACACGACGCCGATCAACAGAATCGTCCGGCAGAACAATACGGTTATCAATCAAGGCATTCCGCGCGAGCGCGTCGCGGCGGCGACGCACCATCAAGTGGCGCCGGTCGCAATGAACGGCGCCCGACCGTTGGCCGGGCGCCCGGGACGCTCGGACGCCAATTCCAGGAACTCACGTGCTTATCGAGGGCAACTGCCTCAATCGGCCTTCACCAGAAGCCCTGCGGACCTTCAGGAGCCGCTTGCGGGTCCAGCCCCATCAGTGCAGGGTGCAGCGTTGGGGCGGCCCGAAAGACTGGCTGCAAGGGCGCCCTCAGCGCCGAGCTTCAACAGGGGAGAATATCCTCCTGGTTCGCTTATCCTGAGAGGGCAATCAGTTCTTCGTGCCACGCCGGCAAGAACTGAACCCTTGGCGCCTGCTGCGGACACTGTTTCGCCACTCGGATGGGCTCAGTCGAGACAGCCATCGGTCCGCCAGGATGCCGGACGCTCGACGCCCTGGCTCCAAAACAGCGCCCCCTTCGCGCAACCGCAGACCGTTCCGGCCGCCCAGTACGCTGCGCCGGTTGCGCCAGCCTGGCAATACCGGATGCCTGCGTACCAGCCAAGACCCCAGCCAGCTCCGGCTGAAGTGCCCCGTTACCGCTCTGAACCTTATTACGTCCCGCAGCGCTCCTACGCCCCGCCCTCATACTCTGCGCCTCGCCAGTCGGCTCCTGCCGAAGCGCCGCGTTACTCTCCGGCGCCAACGCGAGGCTTGGCCCCTTCTGCCCCTGCGGCTGCCCAGGCGGGGAGTTCCGTCGCGAACAATGGCCGCCGCTGATGCCGGTCATGAGCGCCACCATGAGTCCCAGCCCCTCTCCCCACTTCCATTCGCGCGGGGCTTGGTTTCTAATGGTTCTGGCGTTCCTGTCCTGCGCCATCCTTTTTGTCCGAGCGACCAACTCGACTAATGTCTATTCAACCGGATTCGAGAAAACCGAAGGTTATAACCCGGTTTTGGAACTGGCTGGACAAAAGGGTTGGGTCAAAGATACTTCAAGCACCGGTGGAAACGGCCTCAGGGCGAATTTTCTGGGAAGCCAGGGTGGTTACGTTGGGCTCATTCCGCTTAAGCCTACTGCCGATGTGATCTATGTCTGGCAACCGATTGATTTCTTCGCGGTTCAGGACGGATTTCCAATCGTGAATTTCTCGGTCTCAATGGCCATTGATGATTCCTCAAACGGCCAATGGGATAATTTCGACTGGAGCGTTTTCAACGCGCAAGGGGACAAGTTGTTTTCAATTGATTTCGACAATTACGCCCTGGAGGTCAATTACGCCCTGGATGATACCAACGGGTTCATTTTTAGCGGCCTTACTTTCGCGACCAATGCGCCTTATACGCTGAACCTGACCATGGATTTTGCGCACAATACCTGGGGCGCCACACTGAGCGGCCTGACCGTCGCCACCAACCTGCCCATCACAACCACTGGCGCCCCCCTGAACCTGGGTGACATCGACGCGGTTTGGGGCATCTATTACACAAATGCCCCTGGGAACAATTTCATGGTTTTCGATAACTACACCATCACGGCCTCTCCGGCCCCCTCGCCGTTGCCGCCGCAACTGACCTCTCTTGGGATGGGGCCGAATGGAGAGTTCCTGTTGCACTTGGCGGGGTCGTCTGGTTTTCAGTTCGCCATCGATGCTACAACGAACTTCAGCCAATGGACCCCGTTAAAGACTAATGTGGTAACCGGCGGTTCATTCGATTTTTTCGATAACGCCGCCCCCGGTTTTCCGACGCGTTTCTATCGCGCGCGCTTCGTTCCGTGAACGCCAGAGGCCTGGGCGCAGTCCCCGACGCTTCGCGCGGACCAGATAGTTCGATCAGATCAGGCCTTTGGCCCGCAATTGTGCCTCATCCAAAAAGGTCTGCAACAGCGCGGAGGTCTTTCCACGCCAGAGCGCTCCAACCGCGACGGACGCGAACTTGTCCTTGGGCAAAGGCAAGGCCCGGATGCCCGTTGCGAGCACGGTTTTGGGCACCAGGACAGATAACCCGATTCCAAAACCGCCCGCCACGTAAGTCTCAATTAAATCAATCGAGCTGACCTCGATGCTGGGAAACCAATCCACCCCCAGGCGGGCCAGGCCATGCTGGAAATGACGGGAAATGCCCTCGGCTTCAGGCAAGCAAATCAACGGCTCCTCGATGCGGTCACGTTTCCAAAGCTGTTCGGCAGAAGTAATCGGACTGTTCTTCTCGACCAATAAAGCCAGCGGCACGTCCAGCAGGGCCATGGAATGGATGCCGGGCGCTGTCTTCTTTTCGATGAGTGTAATCGCCAGGTCCAGTTCCTCACGCTCGAGGAGGGCTTCAAGCTCGGCCTGGTAGCCCTCGCGCAGGGAAATCTTTAAACGCGGATACTTTTTTCGTACGCTGCGAAAGAGCTCGGGCAGATGATCGCGCAGGACGATGGTCGATGCGCCAATACGGATTTGCCGTGCCTGCCCCCCTTGCAGATCGATGGCGACGGCATCCAGGTTGCAGAAGAAGGGCTCAATAAAACGATAGAGTTTCTCTCCTGCGGGTGTCAGCGCAAAGGGGCGCCGTTGAAACAGGATCACTCCGAGGAATTCTTCGAGTTGCGCCACTTGCCCGCTGACAGCCGGTTGCTGGATTCCGTAGGGAATATTGCGCACGGCTTCTGTGATGCCACCGTGTCGAGCCACGTAATAAAACAGCTCGAGGTGATGAATGTTCATGCCCAATGATTGGCCGGTCTTCGCCGCACTTATAGCAATCGCCCCTGAGCAAGGCAAGGCAACA
Proteins encoded:
- the hpnA gene encoding hopanoid-associated sugar epimerase encodes the protein MMQQNWKNDFPWRINGLFSGPLFMVCFVTGASGFLGANLVNELAARGHRVKALLRPGSDQRGLRGAAFEGVEGDLIRREPLIAAMRGCDWCFHCAASYHLWLRDYRPMYAANVEGTRTVLSAAAAAGCVRIVYTSTVGCIGLPKPAAGQLVPTDETTPVSATQMSNHYKRSKWQAEQAALELARNGLPVVIVNPSAPVGPRDVKPTPTGQVIVDFLNRAMPAFLETGLNFIHVRDVAVGHILAAEKGRVGERYILGNAEGNWTLAEAFAILEEISGVRAPKVRVPYLVALSAAYVNEGIAVITGRPPKAPLAGVRMARYKMFFNPAKAIRELSLPQTPPGQALADAVEWFRGNGYVRKQ
- a CDS encoding LysE family transporter, which produces MAAFPPILVAGLTGFVAGLALSIPVGPINLTIINEGARRGFRWGLLIGLGATAMEVIYCFIAFTGLASFFSRGYVSAGMEVFSFVFLLFLGVKFLMAKSVESSAVHFGAIADRFEARLGARFHPSSAFLTGLVRVMGNVGVLVFWVILAANFISRELVSPDWPGKLACVGGVALGTGLWFLGLSWAVSLGKGKFSAKTLLRMEHISGVILLVLALIHAGTIIWHLRKGELRLPHS
- the pssA gene encoding CDP-diacylglycerol--serine O-phosphatidyltransferase, translated to MPGPDSPPSAESPEQKLKIYFLPNLLTAGNLFCGFVALTKIVEANLPEDFQQIKVALGFILLACIFDLFDGRVARMGGVESPFGREFDSLADMISFGVAPAFLVHRIVLHDVFLDHPEVGWFIASIYLICGAFRLARFNCLAAQPTAGATKDFLGFPIPSSAALVSSLTLLIIRLNEKDKTIGKWGYLLAIVLLFLSAMMVSTVKYPSFKSLGLRSSSTFTKAIIAALFVGSLLVLWRLVLFYVLPAFFTLYLVYGFIRPRISRRVRREIEEDDEDEGLGAA
- a CDS encoding phosphatidylserine decarboxylase gives rise to the protein MKHSGRARGAAFKLLLISLILGFLIWALIAVISVIGTILSAVAVPVLLVLWVLFSLFTLYFFRDPTPHVPTGANLVVSPGHGKIDVIDTTTEPLVIGGECKRVSMFLSVFDVHVQNAPITGRVSFFKYSMGEFLNALKTESALHNENVLLGFESSELPGRKLAVRLIAGVIARRIVPFVQESEEVKRGERISLIQFGSRVDVFLPMDAEIKVALGDHVVGGETILAVFPQTS
- the ribH gene encoding 6,7-dimethyl-8-ribityllumazine synthase — protein: MLKHIQRKKVRAPEGWFVIVASQYNAQYVEAMLRAARAELKRAGARGVQVIRVPGAFEIPVVAASLAGADRRPAAIICLGVILRGQTVHAAHIGEAVSRGLMEIQLVCQVPVVHEVLLLENEAQARARCLDKNRNRGAEAAQTALAIAKVMQSLALTSGG
- a CDS encoding bifunctional 3,4-dihydroxy-2-butanone-4-phosphate synthase/GTP cyclohydrolase II; this encodes MSQFDPIETVIADLRKGKMVIVVDDADRENEGDLIMAAQFITGADVNFMAKYGRGLICVPTTSERLQQLGIERMVRQNRETFKTDFQVSVDAARGITTGISAADRAETIRRMAEPTAVPEDLVQPGHVFPLRARPGGVLQRAGHTEAAVDLVSLAGCRRIGVICEIMSDDGSMARLPELLKFARKHRLKICTIADLIQFRRTREKLVERIEVVKMPTDYGDFNLYLYQSKVDGQHHLALVHGDVAGKPNVLVRVHSECLTGDVFGSRRCDCGPQLHQAMRQVAEAGSGVIVYMRQEGRGIGLAPKIKAYKLQEQGYDTVEANKKLGFDMDLREYGLGAQILADLGLKTIRLLTNNPRKVVGLEGYGLKIVQQVPIRVKPNPHNRRYLQTKREKLGHLL
- a CDS encoding DUF6600 domain-containing protein, producing the protein MADSGVEEGVLLAVVTNSPSTFNLGVDEIIYLNDIGVPADVVTAMIQRDQAIQAASAQSAPPVSEGPANGPEMGAMAPPATPPEVAPAQEPPPPDYTGGGYPAPAPAPPPVEDVSYNDFYGSLAPYGNWVNVDGYGPCWQPTVSFVNPGWQPYFDGGCWAYTDCGWYWASNYSWGWAPFHYGRWFRDSHRGWCWAPDTVWGPSWVSWRYNSGYCGWAPLPPGTGFQGGVGLTFQGRPVRNSDNLGLGPDAFHFVAWRHFNDRHLHNYGLPPREVAGLYAHTTPINRIVRQNNTVINQGIPRERVAAATHHQVAPVAMNGARPLAGRPGRSDANSRNSRAYRGQLPQSAFTRSPADLQEPLAGPAPSVQGAALGRPERLAARAPSAPSFNRGEYPPGSLILRGQSVLRATPARTEPLAPAADTVSPLGWAQSRQPSVRQDAGRSTPWLQNSAPFAQPQTVPAAQYAAPVAPAWQYRMPAYQPRPQPAPAEVPRYRSEPYYVPQRSYAPPSYSAPRQSAPAEAPRYSPAPTRGLAPSAPAAAQAGSSVANNGRR
- a CDS encoding LysR family transcriptional regulator translates to MNIHHLELFYYVARHGGITEAVRNIPYGIQQPAVSGQVAQLEEFLGVILFQRRPFALTPAGEKLYRFIEPFFCNLDAVAIDLQGGQARQIRIGASTIVLRDHLPELFRSVRKKYPRLKISLREGYQAELEALLEREELDLAITLIEKKTAPGIHSMALLDVPLALLVEKNSPITSAEQLWKRDRIEEPLICLPEAEGISRHFQHGLARLGVDWFPSIEVSSIDLIETYVAGGFGIGLSVLVPKTVLATGIRALPLPKDKFASVAVGALWRGKTSALLQTFLDEAQLRAKGLI